The following nucleotide sequence is from Bradyrhizobium roseum.
AGGCGCCGGGCCACTGGCGCCAGGTCGACGGCGAATGGCGGATCATGACCCTCGGCGGGCTGCAGCCGATCGACCCTGAGGCCCCCGTCAGCCATGTCAGCTATTACGAGGCGGACGCGTTCGCGCGCTGGGCCGGCCGTCATCTGCCGACCGAAATGGAATGGGAAGTCGCCGCCCGGGCCGGACAGCTCAACGACGCCTTCGGCATCGTCTGGCAGTGGACCCGCAGCGCCTACTCGCCCTACCCCGGCTACCGCGCCATCGAGGGGGCGCTCGGCGAATATAACGGCAAGTTCATGGTCAACCAGTTGGTGCTGCGCGGCTCCTCGCTTGCAACCCCTGAGGGCCACAGCCGTATCACCTATCGCAATTTCTTCTATCCCCACCACCGCTGGCAATTCACGGGGCTGCGCCTCGCCGATTACGCCTGACATTTCCAATCAGCGAAGCGCGCCGGAAAGCGCGTTCAGGAGAGTATCATGAATGTGCACGCCGCCGCTTTGGCACAAACGCACCAGCTCGATGAGCAGACCTCCGCCTTTGCCGGCGACGTGATCGGCGAGCTCTCGCAGTTTCCAAAACGCCTGTCGCCGAAATATTTCTACGACGCCGCAGGCTCCGAACTGTTCGAGCAGATCACGGTGCTGCCGGAATATTATCCGACGCGCACTGAACTCGGCATCCTGCGCAGCCGCGGCGACGAGATCGCCGCCATCATTCCCACGGGCGCCGCGCTGGTGGAATTCGGCGCCGGCGCCACCACCAAGGTGCGCCTGCTGCTGGAGCGTTGCGAGTTCGGCGCCTATGTCCCAGTCGACATTTCCGGCGACTTTCTGAAAGCGCAGGCCGACGCCCTGCGCAAGGATTTTCCCGCGCTCGACGTCTATCCGGTCGCCGCCGATTTCACCGCGCCGTTCGTGCTGCCGGCCGAAATCGAAGGGCTGGCCAAGGTCGGCTTCTTTCCGGGATCGACGCTCGGCAATTTCGAGCCGGACGAAGCCCGCGCCTTCCTGCGCAGCGCCCGCGACATTCTCGGGGAAGGCGCGCTGATGATTATCGGCGTCGACCTCGAAAAGAACGAGCGCGTGCTCTATGACGCCTACAACGACGCCGCCGGCGTCACCGCAAAATTCAATCTCAACGTTCTGGTACGCATCAACCGCGAGCTCGGCGGCAATTTCGACGTGTCCGCCTTCATGCACCGCTCGATTTATAACCGCGAGCGGCATCGCATCGAGATGCACCTGATTTCCAAAAAGGCGCAGACCGTTCGCATCCTGGGACGCAATTTCTCATTTCGCCCCGGCGAAAGCATTCACACCGAGTCGAGTTACAAATACAGCCTCGACCGTTTCACGGCGCTGGCGCGCTCGTCCGGCTGGTCGGTGCGGGAATCCTGGACCGACCGCGAGGGAATGTTTTCCGTTCACGCGCTGGCGGCGTCGGATTGAGAAGCGGCGCGAGCTTTGCCGCTCGCGCCGTCACAGATGAAGTCTTCGCGGGTTAGGATTTTTCAGATCAGGTCTTGAGCAGTCGCCTGCGCTCCGGCCGCAGCCGGCGCGCCGGGGTGATCCGCGGCGCGATCGAAATCCAGTCATCGGACAAGCGGTCTGCACCCAGCAGCCACGCGTGAATGATGCGCCACTTGTCCTGGCCGCGCGACTGGAATTCCAGCAGTGGCGAACCACTGTCCTGCAGTTCGTGAAAGAACTTCAACGAGTCTTTTCCGGTGGGCCCGTCCGGATCGATCGCCTGCGACAATATCCAGCGGTCCCACTCCTGAATGATGCGTAGTCTTGCTTCACTTTGTTTCATCGGCGCGTACTTCCCCAGCCACGGTATTTTCCGTGGACTCCGATTGATCGCGCTGGTCTGTGTCGGATGGAGAAGTGCTACGCCGCCGCGCGTACTGCACCTCGCCGTCGCCACTATAACAAACTTCTTAACAAATCTTCATCTTTATCGACCCCGCCCGCAAAACGTTCTATCTGCGCTATGCTTTGCCCTTCGAAATGTCCAACTTTTGACGCGGACTCAGACGAGTTTCTGCGGCAGGCTCGGCTAGGGGTAAGTTCGTGCCAGGGGAATTCATCATGGGCAACGCTTATCCAGCCTCCGGCGATCGCAAGCAGTTTTCCAGTTCATCTTCCGCTGGCAACGAGACCGCCTGGGATCAGGAGACTGACATCAATCGGGTGTCGCTCGCCGAGGAGAATGCGAGGCTACGTACGCTCGTCGTGCAGCTATCGAACCTCGTCCTTCGAAACGTGGTCGATCAGCACAATACCTCGCCGATGCAGCCGATCAGGCGCCGGCTTCCTGACTAGCTATTCCGCCGCTCCGGGCCGCAGCGAGATCGTCTCCCACACCGCGACGACGATCATGATTGCCGTGGTCAGGATGGAAAGCACCAGCGGCGATAGGTCGCTTGCGAACCATGCGAGCACGCAGAGGGCGACGATGCCGACCCCATGCGACAGCTGCAGGAAGCCGCGAAAGCTGTACTTGAACAGGATGGTCCCGCACAGAAACAGCAAGGGACCGCCGATCGAGCTGATCACGGTCTTGAGGTCGGAATGCCCGCCGGGATGCTTCAGCACCAGTTCGTCCGCCACCGCAGCCACAATGATGCCGGCCACGATCGGCATGTGCAGATAGGTGTAGGCGAGCCGCGCCAGCCTGCCGGGCTCGCTCGATTTCGAGATCTGCTCGGACCCGGCTTCCGCACCGGTGTGGAAATAGATCCACCACATGGCAATGCTTCCCGCCAGCACCGAAATGAAGGCGGCGACGCTTTCGGCCGACCAGACAAGTTCGGCAAACGTCGCCCCCGTCACGATGACGGATTCTCCCAGCGCGATGATGACGAAGAGCGCACAGCGTTCGGCCATATGGCCGCCCTCGATCACCCAGTCCGAGACCGAAGACGCGCCGTGGCGCGGGATCCAGAACCGTACCGCGGGCGAAATATACTCGATCACGAGCGCGGTCAGCCAAAGCGCGAGCCGCCATTCGCCTTGCGCCAGTCCGCCCGCAATCCAGAACACCGCTGACATTGAAAGCCAGGCGGCGATGCGGATGGCGTTCATGCGCGTCCGTGGACGCGACGGCGGCGTGGAGACCCACAGGAAGACGGTCTTGCCGACCTGCATCGCCGCATAGGCAATGGCAAACCACAAGCCGCGCCCGTCAAACGCCGCCGGGATCGAGGTCGACAGCACCAGCCCGCCCAGCATCATCGCGAACAGCAAGAGCCGGACTGGCGTCTTCTCGGGATCGAGCCAGTTGGTGATCCAGGAGGTGAAGACCCACACCCACCACACTGCCAGAAACAGCAGCGTCACCTGAAGCACGCCCAGCGGCGTAAAATGCGCCAGCAGCGTGTGCGATATCTGGGTGATCGCAAACACGAAGACGAGGTCGAAAAACAGCTCCGCGTAGGTCACGCGGTTATGCTTGTGCGGTACGATCGGGCGGAACAGCGCGCCGTGCGGGTTGTCCGTCATCGATGCGCCCCCGCCGCCCGTAGCGGGCTTTAGCTCTCAGGCACCCCGGTCTGCAGCGCCAGCGCATGCAGCAAGCCGCCCATCTGCCCCTTGAGCGACTGGTAGACGATCTGGTGCTGTTGCACGCGCGACTTGCCGCGGAAGGATTCCGAGATCACGGTCGCGGCGTAGTGGTCGCCGTCGCCTGCGAGATCGCGGATCGTCACCTCGGCATCGGGGATCGCTGCCTTGATCATCGACTCGATATCGTGGGCCTCCATCGGCATCCAGCATGTCTCCGTCAGGTGTTTCGAATCACGGCCGGCTCGCGCGACCGTGAGGGCCGAGCCTAGCGCGTGCGCTCTTCTAGGTCACGCCCGGCCGCACTATATTCCCGCTCCGACCGTTTGACACTGAGAGATGAGGTCGCGCCCGATCATTTCGGGCTGACTGAAAATGAGGCTGAAAATCATGAAATTGCCCGGTCCCGACCATCCGATCACGATTACGGCAAACCCCAAACGCGTCCGCGTCTCGGCCGGGGGCGTGGTCATCGCCGACACCACCCAGGCGCTGACCCTGAAGAAGGCTAGCTATCCGGCGGTGCAATATGTGCCGCGCGCGGACGCCAACATGGCGCTGCTGGCCCGCAGCGAGCGCACCACGCATTGCCCGTATAAGGGGGATGCGAGCTATTTCAGCATCAACGCCAACGGCAAGGCCATCGAAAACTCGATCTGGACCTATGAGACGCCGTTCCCGGCCATGGCCGAAATCGCCGGCCACCTGGCGTTCTACCCGGACAAGGTGACGATCGAGGAAGTGGCGTAGGCAACAGACGCCAGACGCCGTCAAGCCTGGGCATGACGGAGAACGCCTGCTACGTCCTTCGTGACCCCAAGATCAACAGCACGACGAAGATAACGCCGCGGTGGCGGCGCCATTCATTCAAATTCACTCAGACGACGGCTCGCGCCGCCGGTTCCCCCGCAACTGTGTCCAATCAGACCTTGATGAATCAGGTTCCCGGCTGCAACATTTGGGCAAGCAGCCTGGCCGGAGACGCGTATGACATCGATTTCCACCGTAGGGCATGCCGAAGCGAGCGCCGTGCCCAAGGCCAAATCGCGCAACCTGTCGCTCGATCGCGCCCGCACCTTCCTGACGCTGGTGGTGCTGCTCCACCATGCCGTGATCCCCTACACCTATTTCGGGCACACCGATCCGAAGTCCTTCTTCGGCTTCGACATGATCGTGCTCGCCACCGACAGCTTCTTCATGGCGATGTTCTTCTTCCTGTCAGGCCTGTTTGCCTGGTCCGGCATCGCCCGCAAGGGTCCACTGAACTATCTGTCCGACCGCCTGCTGCGGATCGTCCTGCCCTTCGCGATCTGCGCGTTTACGGTCATCCCGCTCGCCTATTACGCGATCTCCCTACGCCACCATCCCGAAATCGGCTTTTCAGCGTTCTGGTGGAACATGGTCACCAAAGGCCCGTGGCCGAGCGGGCCGATCTGGTTTCTCTGGGTCCTGTTCGCCTTCGACCTGGTCGCCTGCCTGCTCTACAAGCTGTCACCGAACCTGCTCGATCCGATCAACCGCCTCTCGCTGCATGGCCGCCGCCGGCCCGCGGTGTTCTTCGCAGTCATGCTGGCCGTCACCGCGGCGTTCTACGTGCCCGGGCTGATGATCTATGGCCCGAGCAGCTGGTTCGAATTCGGGCCGTTCTCGGTGCAGCACGGCCGCGTGATGCTCTATGCGAGCTACTTCTTTTTCGGCGCCGGCATCGGCGTGGCGCAAATGGATCGCGGCCTGCTCGCGGCCGACGGCCGGATGGCGAAGGTGAGCTGGGACTGGATGGTGCTGGCGATCGTTCCGTATTGCCTGCTCTGGGGGCTGATCTACATCAAGCGCCAGATCCTCGGCAATCCGTCGCCATTACCGAACTGGTACGAGGCGCTCTACGCGCTCTGTTTCGCCGTGTTCAGCGTGGCCATCATGTTCCTGATCCTGGCCTTCTTCCAGCGGTTCAGGCAATCCGGCTCGGCAAAACTGCTCGATCCGATGCAGGCGGATGCCTACGGCATGTTCCTGGTGCACTACCCGATCGCGCTGTGGCTGCAGTACTGGCTGCATGACTACGACTGGCCGGCGATCGTCAAGGTCGCGATCGGGTTGACGCTGACCATCGCATTCAGCTGGGGCCTGACGCGCGCGCTGCGGCAAATTCCGGGTGCAACCAGGGTGCTGTGAACCTGTAGCCCGCATGAGCGTAGCGACATGCGGGAGGACGCGGGCATCGGCACCGCATGTCGCTACGCTCATGCGGGCTACAAATCTACGAAATCAATTAGCTTTGCCGCTCATATAGGCCGGCAGCCAGCGCTCGAACGCCGACTTCAGCGCATCCACCGACACCGCCGTTTCACCGGCCACCGCGATCGCATCGCCACCCGTGGTGCCGATCCGCGCGCACGGCACGCCCGCGCCCTTCATCTTGGCCAGCACCAGGCCGGCGTCCGCCGCCGGCACCGTCACGATATAGCGCGCCTGATCCTCACCAAACCAGTACGCATGCGGCACGGTCGAACTCGGCGCCGCCAACAGCTGCGCGCCGATGCCGCTCGCCATCGCCATCTCGGCCAGCGCGACCAGCAAACCGCCGTCGGAAACGTCATGCACCGCCGTCGCGGTGCCAGCGTGGATCATGCCGCGCACCACGTCGCCATTGCGCTTCTCGGCGGCCAGATCGACCGGCGGCGGCGCGCCCTCTTCGCGGCCGCAGATATCGCGCAGATAGACGGATTGGCCGAGCCAGCCCTGGGTGTCGCCGATCAGCAGGATCGCCTCGTCATCGGCCTTGAAGGCCAACGTCGCCGATTTGGTGAAATCGTCAAGCAGTCCAACGCCGCCGATCGAGGGCGTCGGCAAAATGCCGCGGCCGTTGGTTTCGTTGTAGAGCGAGACATTGCCCGACACGACCGGGAAGTCGAGCGCGGTGCAGGCTTCGGAAATTCCCTTCAGGCAGCCGACGAACTGGCCCATGATTTCGGGCCGCTCCGGATTGCCGAAGTTGAGATTGTCGGTGATCGCCAGCGGACGGCCGCCGACCGCGGTAATGTTGCGCCACGCTTCGGCGACGGCCTGCTTGCCGCCCTCGAACGGATCGGCCTCGCAATAGCGCGGCGTAACGTCGACGGTGAGTGCGAGTCCCTTCGGCC
It contains:
- the egtD gene encoding L-histidine N(alpha)-methyltransferase — translated: MNVHAAALAQTHQLDEQTSAFAGDVIGELSQFPKRLSPKYFYDAAGSELFEQITVLPEYYPTRTELGILRSRGDEIAAIIPTGAALVEFGAGATTKVRLLLERCEFGAYVPVDISGDFLKAQADALRKDFPALDVYPVAADFTAPFVLPAEIEGLAKVGFFPGSTLGNFEPDEARAFLRSARDILGEGALMIIGVDLEKNERVLYDAYNDAAGVTAKFNLNVLVRINRELGGNFDVSAFMHRSIYNRERHRIEMHLISKKAQTVRILGRNFSFRPGESIHTESSYKYSLDRFTALARSSGWSVRESWTDREGMFSVHALAASD
- a CDS encoding DUF427 domain-containing protein; the encoded protein is MKLPGPDHPITITANPKRVRVSAGGVVIADTTQALTLKKASYPAVQYVPRADANMALLARSERTTHCPYKGDASYFSINANGKAIENSIWTYETPFPAMAEIAGHLAFYPDKVTIEEVA
- a CDS encoding low temperature requirement protein A, with amino-acid sequence MTDNPHGALFRPIVPHKHNRVTYAELFFDLVFVFAITQISHTLLAHFTPLGVLQVTLLFLAVWWVWVFTSWITNWLDPEKTPVRLLLFAMMLGGLVLSTSIPAAFDGRGLWFAIAYAAMQVGKTVFLWVSTPPSRPRTRMNAIRIAAWLSMSAVFWIAGGLAQGEWRLALWLTALVIEYISPAVRFWIPRHGASSVSDWVIEGGHMAERCALFVIIALGESVIVTGATFAELVWSAESVAAFISVLAGSIAMWWIYFHTGAEAGSEQISKSSEPGRLARLAYTYLHMPIVAGIIVAAVADELVLKHPGGHSDLKTVISSIGGPLLFLCGTILFKYSFRGFLQLSHGVGIVALCVLAWFASDLSPLVLSILTTAIMIVVAVWETISLRPGAAE
- a CDS encoding acyltransferase family protein, translating into MTSISTVGHAEASAVPKAKSRNLSLDRARTFLTLVVLLHHAVIPYTYFGHTDPKSFFGFDMIVLATDSFFMAMFFFLSGLFAWSGIARKGPLNYLSDRLLRIVLPFAICAFTVIPLAYYAISLRHHPEIGFSAFWWNMVTKGPWPSGPIWFLWVLFAFDLVACLLYKLSPNLLDPINRLSLHGRRRPAVFFAVMLAVTAAFYVPGLMIYGPSSWFEFGPFSVQHGRVMLYASYFFFGAGIGVAQMDRGLLAADGRMAKVSWDWMVLAIVPYCLLWGLIYIKRQILGNPSPLPNWYEALYALCFAVFSVAIMFLILAFFQRFRQSGSAKLLDPMQADAYGMFLVHYPIALWLQYWLHDYDWPAIVKVAIGLTLTIAFSWGLTRALRQIPGATRVL
- a CDS encoding BolA family protein, coding for MPMEAHDIESMIKAAIPDAEVTIRDLAGDGDHYAATVISESFRGKSRVQQHQIVYQSLKGQMGGLLHALALQTGVPES